Proteins encoded by one window of Puntigrus tetrazona isolate hp1 chromosome 17, ASM1883169v1, whole genome shotgun sequence:
- the kiz gene encoding centrosomal protein kizuna isoform X3, whose product MAFCNTEYFDQIGNIQKNMHERERKRHELEEKLFAYLRSEERLTKLKCAKMHCYYKELHEREQQAKTRNLELLGNVENLASKMKEFSIDCSRLLQKRLEYMNHITRLKKDRKKMGSRGESEADELPSGFQLPSTQGSSQSAVIFTGHQTSNGSSRNDGVTTTRSPSQTELIPNHPSLSPLQSSLCMHSHVSKASGTAILSDDILNSGDFLEGRHLSDVHEKQMESDWYVFQRTGEQHRWEELNPPHTTLKEAEVSSRSVTVKKPVDIVSLERGLTHSPSSDTTDPRDSSQYINSGDEDEEVSAEDEGDSAPRHRDLSDHTNSRHHALKRDVVNPEQHVISFQSKDGTQKQVNTQESGRPDSPESPNSLSIEGFCHLLRSIERRLGAKDTNLYRSTASELKLDDIISICDQCGCLDGEELHVCGAVVLQQLPLLSCGLSQGCLLTSDLIDTHWSSDTNPEQIRSCLSAEGALLWDCCFTHFLQLQQQKTLSVDHIIQLFTPHLVLSNATYTEKAGELLKRLLTDESETHQPSESERSSSCSLPSLLYDSVEIKPARPSKTNEQTDGKRGVKSLARTDSLDQRGKLRGAPQKQANHTNSSFPGPKHRSISSLAPF is encoded by the exons CG agagagaaagaggcatGAGCTGGAAGAAAAACTGTTTGCCTACTTAAGATCAGAGGAACGATT GACTAAGTTGAAGTGTGCCAAGATGCACTGCTATTACAAGGAGCTGCACGAGAGAGAGCAGCAAGCGAAGACGCGCAACCTTGAGCTTCTTGGGAATGTGGAGAACTTGGCatcaaaaatgaaagaattCTCCATTGATTGTAGCAGGCTGCTGCAAAAGAGG TTGGAGTACATGAATCATATTACCAGACTGAAGAAAGACAGGAAGAAAATGGGGAGCAGGGGAGAATCAGAAGCGGACGAG CTCCCAAGCGGGTTCCAGCTTCCCAGCACACAGGGATCATCACAGAGTGCTGTCATCTTCACGGGTCACCAGACCTCCAACGGCTCATCAAGAAATGACGGCGTCACAACCACACGTTCACCATCTCAGACAGAGCTGATACCTAATCATCCTTCACTCTCTCCTCTACAAAGTAGCCTTTGTATGCACTCCCATGTTTCAAAAGCCAGTGGCACTGCCATTTTATCTGATGACATTCTAAACTCAGGTGATTTTCTTGAGGGCAGACATTTGAGTGACGTGCATGAAAAGCAGATGGAGTCTGATTGGTACGTCTTTCAGAGGACAGGAGAGCAGCATAGATGGGAAGAACTAAACCCACCTCACACGACCCTGAAGGAAGCCGAAGTGTCTTCTCGATCTGTGACTGTGAAGAAACCTGTAGACATTGTGTCATTAGAGAGGGGCCTGACCCACAGTCCGTCCTCAGATACCACTGATCCAAGAGATTCCTCACAATACATAAACTCTGGAGATGAGGACGAGGAAGTGTCTGCAGAAGATGAAGGTGACTCTGCACCAAGACATCGAGATCTTTCAG ATCACACTAACAGCAGACATCACGCTTTGAAAAGAGATGTTGTGAATCCAGAACAGCATGTAATATCCTTTCAATCCAAAGATGGCACACAAAAGCAGGTCAACACACAGGAATCTGGAAGGCCTGACTCTCCTGAATCCCCCAACAG tcTCTCAATAGAAGGATTTTGTCATCTGCTGCGCAGCATTGAGCGACGTCTCGGTGCTAAAGACACGAACCTCTACAGAAGCACAGCCAGTGAGCTAAAACTCGATGATATCATCAG TATTTGTGATCAGTGTGGGTGTCTGGATGGTGAAGAACTGCATGTGTGTGGTGCTGTGGTTCTGCAGCAGCTGCCCCTGTTGTCCTGCGGTCTGTCTCAGGGATGCCTGTTAACAAGTGATCTGATCGACACTCATTGGTCATCGGATACAAATCCGGAGCAGATCAG GTCGTGTCTGTCAGCTGAAGGTGCTCTGCTGTGGGACTGCTGCTTCACACACTTCTTACAGCTTCAGCAACAGAAAACCCTCAGTGTTGaccacatcatccagctctTTACACCACACCTAGTGCTAAGCAATGCCACCTACACTGAGAAG GCAGGGGAGCTGTTGAAGAGGCTTCTGACCGATGAATCTGAGACCCATCAGCCGTCAGAAAGTGAACGGTCATCTTCTTGCAGCTTGCCCTCTCTTCTGTATGACAGTGTGGAAATCAAGCCCGCCAGACCTTCTAAAACAAATGAGCAAACTGATGGAAAACGAG GTGTTAAGAGCCTCGCTCGGACAGACAGTTTAGATCAGAGAGGGAAATTGAGAGGGGCTCCCCAAAAGCAGGCAAACCACACGAACAGCTCATTTCCAGGGCCAAAGCACAGAAGCATCAGCTCGTTGGCTCCGTTCTGA
- the kiz gene encoding centrosomal protein kizuna isoform X4 — protein sequence MAFCNTEYFDQIGNIQKNMHERERKRHELEEKLFAYLRSEERLTKLKCAKMHCYYKELHEREQQAKTRNLELLGNVENLASKMKEFSIDCSRLLQKRLEYMNHITRLKKDRKKMGSRGESEADELPSGFQLPSTQGSSQSAVIFTGHQTSNGSSRNDGVTTTRSPSQTELIPNHPSLSPLQSSLCMHSHVSKASGTAILSDDILNSGDFLEGRHLSDVHEKQMESDWYVFQRTGEQHRWEELNPPHTTLKEAEVSSRSVTVKKPVDIVSLERGLTHSPSSDTTDPRDSSQYINSGDEDEEVSAEDEGDSAPRHRDLSDHTNSRHHALKRDVVNPEQHVISFQSKDGTQKQVNTQESGRPDSPESPNSLSIEGFCHLLRSIERRLGAKDTNLYRSTASELKLDDIISICDQCGCLDGEELHVCGAVVLQQLPLLSCGLSQGCLLTSDLIDTHWSSDTNPEQIRSCLSAEGALLWDCCFTHFLQLQQQKTLSVDHIIQLFTPHLVLSNATYTEKAGELLKRLLTDESETHQPSESERSSSCSLPSLLYDSVEIKPARPSKTNEQTDGKRGIQSAEEDSADQSPVESIPIRAVKG from the exons CG agagagaaagaggcatGAGCTGGAAGAAAAACTGTTTGCCTACTTAAGATCAGAGGAACGATT GACTAAGTTGAAGTGTGCCAAGATGCACTGCTATTACAAGGAGCTGCACGAGAGAGAGCAGCAAGCGAAGACGCGCAACCTTGAGCTTCTTGGGAATGTGGAGAACTTGGCatcaaaaatgaaagaattCTCCATTGATTGTAGCAGGCTGCTGCAAAAGAGG TTGGAGTACATGAATCATATTACCAGACTGAAGAAAGACAGGAAGAAAATGGGGAGCAGGGGAGAATCAGAAGCGGACGAG CTCCCAAGCGGGTTCCAGCTTCCCAGCACACAGGGATCATCACAGAGTGCTGTCATCTTCACGGGTCACCAGACCTCCAACGGCTCATCAAGAAATGACGGCGTCACAACCACACGTTCACCATCTCAGACAGAGCTGATACCTAATCATCCTTCACTCTCTCCTCTACAAAGTAGCCTTTGTATGCACTCCCATGTTTCAAAAGCCAGTGGCACTGCCATTTTATCTGATGACATTCTAAACTCAGGTGATTTTCTTGAGGGCAGACATTTGAGTGACGTGCATGAAAAGCAGATGGAGTCTGATTGGTACGTCTTTCAGAGGACAGGAGAGCAGCATAGATGGGAAGAACTAAACCCACCTCACACGACCCTGAAGGAAGCCGAAGTGTCTTCTCGATCTGTGACTGTGAAGAAACCTGTAGACATTGTGTCATTAGAGAGGGGCCTGACCCACAGTCCGTCCTCAGATACCACTGATCCAAGAGATTCCTCACAATACATAAACTCTGGAGATGAGGACGAGGAAGTGTCTGCAGAAGATGAAGGTGACTCTGCACCAAGACATCGAGATCTTTCAG ATCACACTAACAGCAGACATCACGCTTTGAAAAGAGATGTTGTGAATCCAGAACAGCATGTAATATCCTTTCAATCCAAAGATGGCACACAAAAGCAGGTCAACACACAGGAATCTGGAAGGCCTGACTCTCCTGAATCCCCCAACAG tcTCTCAATAGAAGGATTTTGTCATCTGCTGCGCAGCATTGAGCGACGTCTCGGTGCTAAAGACACGAACCTCTACAGAAGCACAGCCAGTGAGCTAAAACTCGATGATATCATCAG TATTTGTGATCAGTGTGGGTGTCTGGATGGTGAAGAACTGCATGTGTGTGGTGCTGTGGTTCTGCAGCAGCTGCCCCTGTTGTCCTGCGGTCTGTCTCAGGGATGCCTGTTAACAAGTGATCTGATCGACACTCATTGGTCATCGGATACAAATCCGGAGCAGATCAG GTCGTGTCTGTCAGCTGAAGGTGCTCTGCTGTGGGACTGCTGCTTCACACACTTCTTACAGCTTCAGCAACAGAAAACCCTCAGTGTTGaccacatcatccagctctTTACACCACACCTAGTGCTAAGCAATGCCACCTACACTGAGAAG GCAGGGGAGCTGTTGAAGAGGCTTCTGACCGATGAATCTGAGACCCATCAGCCGTCAGAAAGTGAACGGTCATCTTCTTGCAGCTTGCCCTCTCTTCTGTATGACAGTGTGGAAATCAAGCCCGCCAGACCTTCTAAAACAAATGAGCAAACTGATGGAAAACGAG gAATTCAAAGTGCTGAAGAGGACAGTGCCGACCAAAGCCCAGTGGAAAGTATTCCTATTAGAG CTGTGAAAGGATGA